In Novosphingobium sp. RL4, the sequence TCTTCGGTGACGGCAGCGGCGATGCTCGCCTTGCCCTCGTTCACCGCGACGATCGCGGCGACGCCCGAGCCCATGCGCTGCTTCGCCTGATCGAGCAGGCCGCGCAGTTCCTTGGGATCGAGCCCCTCGAGCACTTGCCCCGAGAACTTCACGCCGTTCACTTCTTCGTCGGCAGCTTCAGCCTTGGCACCGCCGCCGCCGAGCGCCAGCGCCTTCTTCGCTTCGGCCAGTTCGCGTTCGAGCTTGCGACGCTCGTCCAGCAGCGCGGCGACGCGGGTTTCGACATCTTCGGGAGTGGTGCGCAGCAGCCCGGCCGCGCCCTTCAGCGCGTCCTCACGGGCGACCAGCCACTGGCGCGCGCCCTCGCCGGTCAGAGCCTCGATACGGCGCACGCCCGAGGAAACGGCGCTTTCCGAAACGATACGGAACACACCGATATCGCCCGTGGCGCGCACATGCGTGCCGCCGCAAAGCTCGACCGAATAAGTGCGCTCGCCGCCTTCGGTCTTTGCCGTGCGGCCCATGGAAAGAACGCGCACTTCATCGCCGTACTTCTCGCCGAACAGTGCCATGGCGCCGGCGCCAATGGCGTCGTCAGGCGTCATGAGGCGAGTCAGGACCGGGTCGTTCGCACGGATTTCCGCATTCACCTCGGCTTCGATCGCAGCGATATCCTCGGCGGTGAGGGCAGTCGGGTGCGAGAAGTCGAAGCGCAGGCGTTCGGCGGCGACCAGCGATCCCTTCTGGGTAACATGATCGCCCAGACGCTTGCGCAGCGCGGCATGAAGGAGGTGCGTGGCGGAGTGATTGGCACGAACCGCGTCACGGCGCTCGACATCGACCGTGAGGTTCACGGCATCGCCGACCTTGATCGTGCCTGCCTCGACCGTACCGCTCATCGCGTGAAGGCGGCCGAGCGGCTTCGCGGTGTCGGCAACGTCGATCTTCAGGCCATTCGCGCCTGCGATCGCACCGCGATCGCCTTCCTGACCGCCCGATTCGCCATAGAACGGGGTCTGGTTGGTAACCACGACAACCTGATCGCCGGCAGTGGCCGAAATGACCTCCTTGCCGTCCTTCACCAGCGCCACGACCTGGCCTTCGCCGGTCGTGGAGGCGTAGCCGGTGAACTCGGTCGCGCCTTCGCGCTCGGCGATGTCGAACCACACTTCGCTGTCGGCGGCCTGCCCCGAACCCTTCCACGCGGCGCGGGCGGCAGCCTTCTGCTGGGCCATGGCAGCATCGAAACCGGCGCGGTCCACCGCGATGCCGCGCGAACGCAGGGCGTCTTCGGTCAGGTCGTAAGGGAAGCCGAAAGTATCATAGAGCTTGAACGCGGTCTCGCCGGGGAGCTCGCCGCCCTCACCCATGTCGCCGGTCGCTTCGTCCAGCAGCTTGAGGCCATTGGCGAGCGTGCGACGGAACTGCACTTCCTCGCGCTCCAGCGTTTCCTCGATCAGCGGCTGGGCGCGGCCGAGCTCCGGATAGGCCTGGCCCATCTCGGCGACCAGCGCGGGGACAAGGCGATGCATCAGCGGGTCACGCGCGCCGAGCAGATGAGCATGGCGCATGGCGCGGCGCATGATGCGACGCAGGACATAGCCGCGGCCTTCGTTGGACGGTAGCACGCCGTCGGCCAGCAGGAAGCTGGTGGAACGCAGATGGTCCGCGATCACACGGTGGCTGGCGCGCTGCTCGCCCTCGGCGGCAACGCCGGTGAGGCTTTCCGAGGCGGCAATCAGCGCCTTGAACGTGTCGATATCGTAGTTGTCATGCACGCCCTGCATGACCGCCGAGATGCGTTCGAGGCCCATGCCCGTATCAATCGAGGGCTTGGGCAGATTGCCGACGATCTCGCCCGCAGCCTGTTCGAACTGCATGAACACGAGGTTCCAGATCTCGATGAAGCGGTCGCCATCTTCCTCCGGGCTACCCGGAGGGCCGCCCCAGATGTGATCGCCGTGGTCGAAGAAGATTTCCGAGCACGGGCCGCACGGGCCTTCGTCACCCATCGCCCAGAAGTTGTCCTTCGTCGGGATGCGGATGATCTTCGATTCGGGCAGGCCGGCGACCTTCTTCCACAGATCGAAGGCTTCATCGTCAGTGTGATAGACGGTGACCAGCAGCTTCTCGACCGGAAGGCCCCATTCCTTGGTCAGCAGGGTCCAGGCGTGGGTGATCGCCTGTTCCTTGAAGTAGTCGCCGAACGAGAAGTTGCCCAGCATCTCGAAGAAAGTGTGGTGGCGCGCGGTGTAGCCGACGTTGTCGAGATCGTTGTGCTTGCCGCCGGCGCGTACGCACTTCTGCGACGACGTGGCGCGCGGCGTGGCGCGGGTTTCAAGGCCCGTGAACACGTTCTTGAACGGCACCATGCCGGCATTCACGAACATCAGCGTCGGGTCGTTATAAGGAACGAGCGGCGCGGACTGGACGGCCTCGTGACCATTGCTGGCGAAATAGTCGAGGAAGGACCGGCGGATTTCGTTGGTCGTGTGCATAACCCGCGCCGATAATCCAGCGACGCGGCGGCGGCAAGCCGGTTGCTGCGGTCAGACTGGTCGAGATTTGCGATAATCGGCAGCGGTGTGCGCTGACGGCCACAGGAAACGACCTTGGGGCATAGTTCATCCAGCGAGCGCCCATGCCATTGCATTGCCCTCGCTGCCCCGCTTAGGTTCGCGCGATCCGGCTCTCAAAACAGATTTCAAAGGGGAATTTCATGGATCGTCGCTCGTTTCTGGGCCAGGCCAGCGTTGCAGCGCTGGTCGCAGGCATGCCGGCCGGGCTGGCCGCCGCCAGCAACGGATCGCGCAATGGCGACGCTGCTCTCAGAGCCCTGCTGGACCGGATTTTCGCAGACCGCCTGGCAGAAAACCCGGAAGGCGCCACGCGGCTCGGGCTCGACAGCGGCGCGAATGCCGCCCTCAAGTCCCGGCTTTCGGGCCGTTCGACGGCAGACAGTGCACGCGAACTTGCCCGGTCCCGCGCCGAACTCGGAGCGGTGAAGGCGATCGGCAGCAGCGGGCTCGGCGCTGATGCCAAGCTCGATTACGATGTCGTCACCTATCAGCTCGAACGGAGCATCGCCGGGCAGCAAAGCTTCACTTACGGTTCCAGCGGCGGCCGCTTCACACCTTATCTGATCAGTCAGCTCACAGGCGCCTATCAGGATGTGCCTGACTTTCTCGACACCCAGCACCGTGTGAACAGCGCCGAAGACGCGGATGCCTATCTGGCACGGCTCGGCGCATTCGCAACCGTTCTGGATCAGGAAAGCGAGAGACAGCGCGAGGATGCTGCGCGGGGCGTCTATGCCCCCGACTATATTCTCGACACCACGCTCAGGCAGTTCGCCGCCCTTCGGGACAAGTCTGCCGGAGAGACCGGGCTCGTGACGGGGTTCGCGGCCAAACTCGCCAAGGCGAACCTGCCGCCGGAACGTGCGGTGCAAGCCACCCGGATCGTCGAGGATAAAGTGTTCCCGGCGCTCGACCGGCAGCGCGCATTGGTGAACGAACTGCGCGCAAAAGCCGTTCATGATGCCGGTTGCTGGCGGCTGCCCGATGGCGAGGCCTACTATACCGCCGCGGCAGAGGCCGCGACCACGGTTCGCATGAGCGGCGAGGAAATTCATCGCCTCGGCCTTGATCAGGTGGCCGAGATCGGCGGCCGGATCGATGCGATCCTCAAAAAGCAGGGAATGAGCCAGGGCACCGTGGGGGAGCGCCTCGTTGCGCTCAACCAGAGGCCGGACCAGCTCTATCCCAACACCGACGAGGGCCGCGCTTCGCTGCTCGGCGAACTCAACGCGCAGATCGTCAAGATGCAGGCCCGGCTTTCGGAACAATTCGCCACGCTCCCCAAGGCGCCCGTCGAAGTCCGCCGCGTGCCGCCTGCCATCCAGGCCGGCGCGCCGGGCGGTTACTATCAGAACGCCTCGCTCGATGGCTCACGCCCTGCGATCTACTACATAAACCTGCGCGATACTTTCGACCGGCCGAAGTTCGGCCTCGCCACGCTTACGCATCATGAGGCGGTCCCCGGCCATCACCTCCAGGTCATGCTGGCGCTGGAATCGCAGGACATTCCGATGATCCGTCGGCGTGGTGGCTTCAGCGGCTACAGCGAAGGCTGGGCGCTCTATTCCGAGCAACTGGCGGACGAAATGGGGATGTATGAAGGCGATCCGCTTGGCCAGGTCGGCTACCTCCAGTCACTGCTTTTCCGTGCCACCCGTCTCGTAGTGGACTCCGGGATGCACGCCAAGCGCTGGAGCCGCGAGAAGGCGACCGACTATCTGATAGCGACCACCGGCATCGCCCGTGGGCGCAGCCAGGGCGAGATCGATCGCTACACCGTCTGGCCGGGGCAGGCCTGCAGCTACAAGATCGGACACACGATGTGGGTGAAGCTGCGTGACGAGGCCCGCGCGAAGGCCGGTGCGAAGTGGGACCCTCGCGCCTTCCATTCGGTGCTGCTCAAGGGTGCACTGCCGCTCGCCGTGCTCGAACAGCTGGTCAAGGCCCGTTACGCCTGACGCTGACCGGCACAAGGCAAAGCAGGGCAAAAAGAAAACCCCGGTCGCTTGGACCGGGGTTTTTCTTATTTCCAATAATCCGATGCCTTATTCGGCATCTTCCGCCGAGGGACCGACCATCATCTCTTCAGCAAGGCCGGCCGTGCGGGCGCGGATCGCCTTTTCGAGACGGTCGCAGATCTCCACGTTTTCCTTGAGATAGGTCTTGGCGTTTTCACGCCCCTGGCCGATGCGGATCGAATCATAGCTGAACCATGCCCCGGACTTCTCGACGATGCCGGCCTTGACGCCCAGATCGAGGATCTCGCCGATCTTCGAGATACCCTCGCCGTACATGATGTCGAATTCGACCTGCTTGAACGGCGGCGCGACCTTGTTCTTCACGACCTTCACGCGGGTGGCATTGCCGACGATGTCGTCACGGTCCTTGATCTGGCCGGTGCGGCGAATGTCGAGGCGGACCGAAGCGTAGAACTTGAGCGCGTTGCCGCCCGTGGTCGTCTCGGGGTTGCCGTACATGACGCCGATTTTCATGCGCAGCTGGTTGATGAAGATCACCATGCAGCGCGAGCGGCTGATCGAACCGGTCAGCTTGCGGAGCGACTGGCTCATCAGGCGGGCCTGAAGACCGACGTGGCTGTCGCCCATCTCGCCTTCGATTTCCGCGCGGGGAACAAGCGCGGCAACCGAGTCGACCACCAGAACGTCGATCGCGTTCGAGCGCACCAGCGTATCGGTGATTTCGAGCGCCTGTTCGCCGGTATCGGGCTGCGAGACGATCAGTTCATCGATGTTGACGCCCAGCTTCTTGGCGTAGACCGGGTCAAGCGCGTGCTCAGCGTCGATGAAGGCGGCAGTGCCGCCGGACTTTTGCGCTTCGGCGATGACATGGAGCGCGAGAGTGGTCTTGCCCGAGCTTTCCGGCCCGTAGACTTCGATCACACGGCCGCGCGGAAGACCACCGACCCCCAGCGCGATGTCGAGCCCCAGCGAGCCGGTGGAGATCGCCTCGACCTGCATCGCCTCCTTGGAACCCAGCTTCATCGCGGAGCCCTTGCCGAACGCCTTGTCGATCTGCGCAAGCGCGGCTTCGAGCGCCTTCTGACGGTCCATGTTGTCCTTTTCCTTGCCTTCCTGGATCAGCTTGAGCTGAGCAGCCATGTCACTTCCCCTTTGCTACCGGCCTGACCGGAAAGGTCAACGTCGCGGGAAGCTATGTATCGCCTTTGTTCTCACGGAACAAGAGGCGAACACCGGCTTATTTCCTATTTTTAACGCCGCCTGCCGTGCGTGCGAGAACATCCCCGACTTTTTCAGAGAGCTGCTGAAC encodes:
- the alaS gene encoding alanine--tRNA ligase; protein product: MHTTNEIRRSFLDYFASNGHEAVQSAPLVPYNDPTLMFVNAGMVPFKNVFTGLETRATPRATSSQKCVRAGGKHNDLDNVGYTARHHTFFEMLGNFSFGDYFKEQAITHAWTLLTKEWGLPVEKLLVTVYHTDDEAFDLWKKVAGLPESKIIRIPTKDNFWAMGDEGPCGPCSEIFFDHGDHIWGGPPGSPEEDGDRFIEIWNLVFMQFEQAAGEIVGNLPKPSIDTGMGLERISAVMQGVHDNYDIDTFKALIAASESLTGVAAEGEQRASHRVIADHLRSTSFLLADGVLPSNEGRGYVLRRIMRRAMRHAHLLGARDPLMHRLVPALVAEMGQAYPELGRAQPLIEETLEREEVQFRRTLANGLKLLDEATGDMGEGGELPGETAFKLYDTFGFPYDLTEDALRSRGIAVDRAGFDAAMAQQKAAARAAWKGSGQAADSEVWFDIAEREGATEFTGYASTTGEGQVVALVKDGKEVISATAGDQVVVVTNQTPFYGESGGQEGDRGAIAGANGLKIDVADTAKPLGRLHAMSGTVEAGTIKVGDAVNLTVDVERRDAVRANHSATHLLHAALRKRLGDHVTQKGSLVAAERLRFDFSHPTALTAEDIAAIEAEVNAEIRANDPVLTRLMTPDDAIGAGAMALFGEKYGDEVRVLSMGRTAKTEGGERTYSVELCGGTHVRATGDIGVFRIVSESAVSSGVRRIEALTGEGARQWLVAREDALKGAAGLLRTTPEDVETRVAALLDERRKLERELAEAKKALALGGGGAKAEAADEEVNGVKFSGQVLEGLDPKELRGLLDQAKQRMGSGVAAIVAVNEGKASIAAAVTEDLTGTISAVDLVRKGVEALGGKGGGGRADMAQGGGPDGDKAADAIAAVKAVLAG
- a CDS encoding DUF885 domain-containing protein, with protein sequence MDRRSFLGQASVAALVAGMPAGLAAASNGSRNGDAALRALLDRIFADRLAENPEGATRLGLDSGANAALKSRLSGRSTADSARELARSRAELGAVKAIGSSGLGADAKLDYDVVTYQLERSIAGQQSFTYGSSGGRFTPYLISQLTGAYQDVPDFLDTQHRVNSAEDADAYLARLGAFATVLDQESERQREDAARGVYAPDYILDTTLRQFAALRDKSAGETGLVTGFAAKLAKANLPPERAVQATRIVEDKVFPALDRQRALVNELRAKAVHDAGCWRLPDGEAYYTAAAEAATTVRMSGEEIHRLGLDQVAEIGGRIDAILKKQGMSQGTVGERLVALNQRPDQLYPNTDEGRASLLGELNAQIVKMQARLSEQFATLPKAPVEVRRVPPAIQAGAPGGYYQNASLDGSRPAIYYINLRDTFDRPKFGLATLTHHEAVPGHHLQVMLALESQDIPMIRRRGGFSGYSEGWALYSEQLADEMGMYEGDPLGQVGYLQSLLFRATRLVVDSGMHAKRWSREKATDYLIATTGIARGRSQGEIDRYTVWPGQACSYKIGHTMWVKLRDEARAKAGAKWDPRAFHSVLLKGALPLAVLEQLVKARYA
- the recA gene encoding recombinase RecA, which encodes MAAQLKLIQEGKEKDNMDRQKALEAALAQIDKAFGKGSAMKLGSKEAMQVEAISTGSLGLDIALGVGGLPRGRVIEVYGPESSGKTTLALHVIAEAQKSGGTAAFIDAEHALDPVYAKKLGVNIDELIVSQPDTGEQALEITDTLVRSNAIDVLVVDSVAALVPRAEIEGEMGDSHVGLQARLMSQSLRKLTGSISRSRCMVIFINQLRMKIGVMYGNPETTTGGNALKFYASVRLDIRRTGQIKDRDDIVGNATRVKVVKNKVAPPFKQVEFDIMYGEGISKIGEILDLGVKAGIVEKSGAWFSYDSIRIGQGRENAKTYLKENVEICDRLEKAIRARTAGLAEEMMVGPSAEDAE